The Rubripirellula amarantea genome includes the window CTGAGCCCGTTGGCGATCGAGCGGCACATCGCCTGAATCATCCGACATCCGCATGAATCGTAGTCCCGCGCTCTGCTGCAATGTAGCCATCACGGATGCGCTGATTTCGGTCTGGACTTCGTCAATCGCGACGACCTTAATTTTCGGAGTCGTGCTGCCGCCGATACCATTGCCAAAGATGAGCGCGAAGATGCTGAAGAAGGCGATCGGTACGACGAACGTCAGCATCAACTCGATGCGGTTGTGCATCAAGCGTCGTAGACTTACTTGGAATACTGTCCAAACCATCTCAGATCCGTCATTGATTATTAGTCGCGAAGTTCGTGACCGGTCAGGTGCAGGAACACGTGGTGCAGCGATGGCGATTGAACTTCAATATCCGAGACGTCATATCCTTGTTGGCGGACCGCTTCCAAAAGAATGGGAAGCCCCGTGGAAACTTTATCAATCCGCGTGGATAACCGGTCGTTACCGACTTGCCCTATGTCAGCGTGGGGAGCCGACAACAATTGGGGCAGCGGACGATCCAACCGAAGTCTGACCATTCGCGAGGACCCAACGGATCGCTCGATTAATTGGTTGATCGTGCCATCGGCCACAACGCGTCCTTGGTCCACAATGATGATCCGGTCGCTTCGCTTTTCAGCCTCGTCGAGATGGTGAGTGGTCAACAAGATCGAAGTGCCTTGCTCATTCAATTGATCCAGCATCGAAAAAATCTTTTCTCGGCTTTGCGGATCGACTCCAACGGTCGGTTCATCGAGAAGCAGGATTTGGGGTGAGTGTAGAACTCCGCACGCCAAATTCACTCGGCGCTTCATGCCGCCCGAGAACGATTGGACCATCGAGTCCGCTCGATCATCGAGCCCGGTCCACGCTAGCGCCCACTCAACGCGATCCTTTAATGCCTTGCGGCGCAGACCGTGAAACTTCCCAAACGCGACTAGGTTTTCTCGCGTGGTTAGATCGCCGTACAACGCGATCTCTTGCGGAACGATCCCTATCGCGCTGCGTGCGTGCGGCGAGTCGATCGGCGAACCCGCCAAACGGATTTCTCCCGACGAAGGCTTGGTGCGTCCTGAAACGCATCGGATGGTCGTTGTCTTACCGGCTCCGTTGGGCCCCAACAAGGCAACCCGTTCGCCCGGCGCGATTGAAAACGACAGTCCCGCTAGCGCGTGCCGCGACCCGAACGACTTTTTGAGGTCGCAGACTTCCAATAGAGGAGAATCGAGAGGGACGGTTGGGATCAACGCTGGTCTCGGTAAGGGGTTCGGCAAGGGGTTGTGACACAAACCATTTCAATCGTTATGTTAGGGCTTAGGTAGCCTCAACCGAGAGCCCATTTTTCGTCTCCCTAGGTGTCGCGTGGTAAATCAAACGGACCTCGAAACGCAGCCGGACTATTCGGATACCCATCGCGAACTTTGGCGTCAAAATCACCTTTCGATTTTGCTCGCGTTTGCGTTTGCCGTGTTTTTGATCGGCTCGGGCATTCTACTTTATCGGCAAAACCGATTCGTTCCTCCCCGTTTTCCGGACAGCGAATCGATTACGTCTGCCAGTGGCAACAACACGAGCGACGATATCCAATTGCCAAAGGATTCGCTGCTGATTGGCGTCGCCGGAGCTGCGAACGACCAGGGCGAAATGAAGTTGGCGATCTATGATTCGCCAGAAAGTTTCAACGACATCGACGCATCGAAGGCTAAATTGTCAGCCACGATCGTTAACGGTGAAACTGTTTTCCTGTTGCCTATCGAAGCACTGCCCGAGCGATTTGCAGTTGCCGTGTTTCACGACGAAAACTTGGATGGCGAACTCAACAGGAACCGCTTTGGTATCCCAAGTGAGCGGTACGGGTACAGCCGCGACGCCCGCGGATTGACGGGCCCGCCCAAGTTCTCAGACGCTGTCATCAATCGCCCAAAACCAGGCGAAATTTTAGCTATCTCGATTCGTTAGCTTTTGGCCGGCGGCACAGCACGGGGTTGTTCCGCCGCAATGGCGTTATCAGCCGATCGACGATTAGCCTTCCCGGCCGCTGCAGTATCGTCCGATGAACGACGACCGGCACCAAGGTAATCGCTCCAACGGCGACCTCCCCTGGCTTCGGTGGGTCCAGGCGCGATCATGAACACAGTACCCAGGCCAAAGATCAATCCGGCCATCGTGCTTCCTAGAGCGATGATCGATCCGCCGGGCCCATTGGGGTGATCACTGACTTGCGGAGGCCCAAGAGGCGAGATCAAGTTAGTCGACAGAGCCGCGGAACGAGTCGCACTGGCCTCGGCCAACGATCGTTCAGCCTCAGCCAACATTTCGGTTCGATGCTTCACATCGGCATCCAGCTTGGAATAGTCGGTACGAATCACCGCTAAGTGGCCAAGACGGTTATTCAGCATCTTGGCTCGCTCAGCCAGCGTTGCTACTCGATTTCGTTGCAGTGCCAAGCGAGGTTCGTTCGCAGCAATGGCCGCTTTGGTTTCTTGTTGCATACGGTCGCGAATTTCCAACTCCGTCTGCATCGCGGCGCGTAATTTTGGATTCGATTCGGTGTAGATGCCAGCCATTTGGCTCGCTGCCAATTGAGCGTCAATCAAACCGTCTTTCAAGCGTGAAAGCGATGGCTGGCTGTCAAGTAATTCACTTCCGCTGATCAACAATCGTTGCGGATCGTCCGCACCGGCAACCAATAGCGAATGAAGCGATTCCAGCTTCTGCATTTCCAGTTCAGCGGCTTGCAATTCCCGAGTGGTTTCTTCCAGGGTTCTGCGATTAGTACCATCGCCGGAAATCGTATCGTTCAAGTTACGAAGATCACCCAGGTCAGTTCCGAACTCGATCTCGATCTCTCGAAGTTTGGCGGCAACATGGTTTAGGTTTCTGGCGGCTAAGTCGCGAGCATGGCTTAACTCTCCAATGACGCTGTCGGCGCGAACACGACGCACTTTGCGAAGTTGGTCGGTCAAGCTGATGTACATCGCATTGCAGAACGCATCGGCGCGTTCTTGACTCTTGGCCTTCACCGACAGATAGACGACTTCAGTGTTGCCAAATTCAGACCCCTTAGGAGCAACCAAATTCACGAACTTGGTGGCGATTGTGTCGATGTCATCAGTGGTTGGCCACGTTGGGTCCGTCCCACCGCCGGGCGGTCCGATTCGACGCAGTGCTTCCGCGACGACTTCCGGATTTCGGGTCATTTCCAAGATTGTCTCTTGCGCCGCTTTCAGATCCGTCTGGCTTGCGAATCGGCCCAAACGATCTAGCGAACTGGTCGCTTCATCGCGAACCACAAGCGGTTGCCGAGCTGTGTAATAATCGCTGCTGAACAACGCGTACACCAATCCCACGCAACCGAACAAGATTGCGGCACCACCCCAAAGCGGTGCGAATAGGACAAGGATGTTTCGAACGTGTTTCCAAGGAATCGGATTGGAGCTCATGACCGGCTTCGTCGGTGATTAGGGAGGGACCAGATTCAAAAACCTAGGTCGCATTGCATGAACTCGCCCACAAAATGTCATTGCAGCAACAGTTTAAGGTCCGCTTGTGACGAACGATCGGGTTAAACCATTTTTTCAACGCCGCCAGCATGTCACTTATTCCGTTCAAGCGCGCCCTAGTCCACGAATGTCCTGGAATTCCAAACCACGCGTTGAACTAAGGCAAGACCTCAACCGTGATCGGAGTTGTGGTGATTCCGCCGTTGACATTGGCCGTCAAGAAGAACGATCGCTTGCCGACCGGCGAAGTCGGATCGGCCGTGATAAAGAATTCTCGTTCGGTTTCACCGGCAAGCAAAAGCAAACCGTTCAGGCCAATATTGTCAACGATCACGCCAAACGCTGTGTTACGCCCGGCTCCTTCTTTTCCGAAACTGACTTCGTTGTTGAAGTCTTCCTGGCGATCCAAAACCAGCCGTGCCGACACCGTTTCGCCGCGTCGCACTTGCAGTGTCCAATCCGTAGAGTCGCTCACCTGAATCAACTCTTTCTCGACAGGCTCGATTCGAGGAACTGCCTGCGGTCGACCACCAAGTTTAAATTTGCCGATACTTCCTACGTGTCGCTCGACCACTCGTCCATTGATTCGTGCACTCGCAACAAGCGTAGGTTCGACTTCGCCTTCCCATCCTTCAATCGCCTCAGGAACCCAAACGGTTCCATGGGCATACCGCTGACTTTCTTCAATGGTGAGCGGAAAGTTTGTGACTAGCCCTTCCGGCAATCCTTGAACATGAAATTCAACCGGGCCTTCGAAGTCGTCCAATCGCTTGACCCGCACCGTCAATTCTCGACCCGCTCCGCGAAGAAGTTCAGCCGTTATTGGTTCCACGCTCGGTTCAAACATCGGTTCCGCCGCACGAACTTGCACGCGATATCCGTACCCTTGGCCGCCTTCACCCCGAGTATCAGAAATCTGAATCTGGAAGAGTCCATCAACAGGAGCGGTGAAGATAATTCGGCTCGCGTTCCCCGCCTCGCGTCTTGGATCGTCGTCATTCTCGTAGTAGATATCGAACACTGGCAATCCATTTGCGACCGGCAGTTCGCCTTCGGCTAACTGGCGAACAACGTAAGCTGGTTCACCCAATGCGTGCGTCGTGTGCGATGTTCCAAAGTAAGTCCAACGAGATGCCTCATTTGGATAGACGTTAAACCCAGAATCGGGACCCCGAGGGTGCAACCACATCCGCGTGACCTCACCGGACGCATACAAATAGTCGTTCAGGTGAATTTCTTCGTAATTGAACAAACGAAAATCGTTGACTTGAACACTATCTTTGCCCCGAAACGTGAAGTAGGTATCCCGGATCGCTTGCAGACGCGTTCGCAGAACTGGCGCGCCTTGCTGGTCATGAATGGAAACGATCGGATCGATGCGACTATCGGTTAACGCATCAGCGTCAATCGCCCATACTTCTCCGCGATTCGCATGCCACGAATAGACATCCACTTCGCCAGCTTCCGAAACGGTCCCGCTGATTTCAGCACCGCGCGGGATTGTGATGGGCGATTGATCGACACTTGCACGCTCGCTCTCATTGACTTTCGCAAGTGGCCCCAAGTCCAGATAGACCTTTGATAGTTCCGATCCTTCGCTTAATGCGTCGGATCGCACATCGGGAACTTCCCGGGTTACGGTTTGACCGGTCATCAAGGACACCAGCAAAGATTTTCCGCTGGGTAAAATGCAAAGGTCGCTGCCGGGCGAAGGAAGCGATTCGATGGCTGGCCCAAGAACCCATTCGTTTGTCGAAATTGTTTTCAAATTCCCGGCCTCGCTGAGCACAACAACGGTAGAGCCGTCGGGTGTGATGACAAAGTTGACAATCGGCGATTCATCGACGAAGCGAGTCGCCACAAGTGGGTTCGTTCGCGGTTCGGTACGGCTGACCAACTTCCAAACACGCAATCGATTATCGCGACTTCCCGCGATGATGTACTTTCCATCACGAGTGACTTCTACTGCGAAAACTTCGCCCTCGGGTTGGCCCAGCGTATCAAGTCGCTCGCCTGATTCGACATTCCAAACCTTTAAAGTTTCATCGGCGCAAGCGCTGACGATTACCTCTCCGTCAGGCGAAAACGCCAAATCGTAGATTGCACCGTTGTGGCCAGTGAACTTGCGAATGGGTTCACCTGTCGTAGCATCCCACAGAATGATTTCGTGGTCGTAACCTGCCGTTGCGACCCTTTTTTCGTCTGGAGCAAAGACCGCAGCATAGATCGTATCGCGATGTCCGACCATTTCGCGAACGAGCTCGCCATCACTCACCGAGTAGATACTAGCTAGACCGTAGGCGCCGGTAAGTCCCGAGGCAATCAACACCTTCGATCCATCGCGATTGAAGCGTAGCGAATTGACTTTGCCGAGTTCACCTTTGAGCGTCGTGACCACATGGTCCTTCGCGTCCACGATCTCGACCCGATCAAACCGAGCGATTGCGCGAAGCATTCCGTCAGGGGCGATCGCGATGGCAGTCACTGGCAGAACGACTTGCTCGTCCACAGCAATCTTCGGAATACGCAATTCTCGTTTGATCGGCATGTCGCCGTCTGGCCCAACGGCGCCCTGTTCAATCCAAGCTTCAAGGATTGCCAATTCATCCTCGGTCAGTCCAGGTTGATCGTCGGGAGGCATGATTGGTTCCATCTTGCCCGCAGCCATCAAGAACATGCGACTACTTTTGGGGACACCTGCGGTGATCGCAACACCGTTTTCGCCTCCTTGTATTATCGCTGCGTGCGTTTCCATCACAAACTCGCCTGACGCGTCTTCACTTGTGTGGCAACCAATGCAGTACGTTTCCAGAATCGGAAACACATCACGCACAAAATCCACCGGCTCACCAGCCAGTGCGGGCAACGTAAGAGTAACCCAGAAGATCAAAGTAAAAAGTGAGCGCATTTGATGGCGAATTCTTTTTCGAGGAAGGGTGATCAATGATTGAACGTAAACTCGGTGCTCGTCAAAACACTCCACGCAACGTCCTGCATCGCAGTTTTTCGGTCGTCGCCATACTCAGCGATTATGGACAACATATTCTCAAGTTCATTGTCCGTTGGCTTTCGAACCAACGCACGCTCGAACAACGCTTCGATGATTTCGATGTCGCTCTTGCCCTCTTTGATCGCTCGATTGACGAAATTGTCTTCGTCGGCCAGCTTCGGATTAATCGTTTCTCCGTTGGACATGTGAAGCACCTGAACCATGCTCGGTTCTTGACTGCGTTCACATTCGCAAACAATTTCACGAGGGTTTCGGCCAAATGTTTTCAAGAAGTACGAATCCACCGCGGCATCATAAAGCTCGATCGCGCGTGTGCCTTTTTCATAGAAATCCGTGTCTTGATAATCGGCCCCCGGAAATGCAAGTCGCGTGAAGTCGGTACTTGTACCAAGCACTTGATCGATCGAATCCAGCAACACTTCCGCCATCATCCGCCGCGGGTAATAGCGGCTCATGTATTTCTCTTCGGAACGGTTCATCGCCAACGGCACGCTGCTTCGGGCGTAGGTCTCGCTTCGCATGATCGCACGCATCAATTGCTTCAGATCAAACTTGGCATCAATAAGATGCTCGGCCGCTGCCGCCAACAATGGCTCATTGGAAGCGGGATTGCTGTGGCGCAGATCATCGACCTGTTCCACCAACCCACGCCCAAAAAAATTGGCCCAGATTCGGTTTGTAATCGACCTTGCGAAGTAAGGATTCTCTGGACTTGTCATCCATTGAGCGAGCGGTTCGCGGCGATCGTTCGGGTCATCGATCGCCAGCGACGGTGCATCGAGCGGGGCCGGAGGTTGCGGCTTTCCATTCTTAGGCTGAATCAAATCACCGTCGGTAACCACGTACAATGTCCGTAAGCCATCGCCATTTCGCCCATCGCCACCCCAGCCCTTAGCGCGAACTCGGGCGAACAGGTTTGCCATGGCGTAGTATTGATCATTCGTCCATTTTTCGAGCGGGTGGTTGTGGCATTTTGCACAACCAATCGAAAGCCCCATGAAGGCTTGGCACGCACTCTCGGTCATCTCTTCAGGTGACTGATTAAGAGCGTAAAAGTTTGTTGCCCCATTTTCGTCGCTTCTGCCCTTTGCCGTTAAGACCTCACGCACCAACTGGTCCCACGGCATGTTGTCACGCACACGCTGATGAACCCATTGGTAGTACGTCTTGACCGCGATCGGACGAAGCCGGGTTCCGTTGATGACAAGCATGTCGCTCCACTTGTAAGCCCAATAGTCGACGTAGTCCTCGCTCGACAACAGGTGCTCAATCAACCAGTCTCGTCGTGTGGATTCAGGTTGATCCCGGTACTGTTCGATTTCTTCGGCGCGTGGCAATCGGCCGATACAGTCGATCGTTGCTCGACGCAGAAATTCATCGTCGCTGCAGGTTGGCGAAGGTGGCAATTTCAAGGTCGCTAGCTGTTGCAGATTCAATTCATCAATGAAATTCTTCCGCGGCGCTTCATCAAATTCATCGGTGCTGATGTCGTTCTGGTAAGGAACCGTCATACGAGCGAGTGCAACTTTACTGCCGAACCACACCAACACGGCACTTTCACCACTTCCGCGTACGGTAACCTTTCCGTCCGCTTCGACACTTGCAACCGCCTCATCAGTTGCCGAGAACTGAGACCAGTGCGTGACATCGACGACACGCCCATCGTCATAATGGGCACTGACAAGAACTTGCGAATGTTCTTCGGGAGCAAGCAAGGCTAGCTCCGGCATCACACTAATATGTTCGAGCGTGGCATCCTCATCGCTGGGAGCCTTCGCACCGGACGCGATCCACTGAGCCAACACTTCATAGTCACGCGAATTGACATCAAGCTTTAAACCGCCTTTGTGTGGCAGGGCACCCGTTGGCTTGGCTAATAACAAGCTTTGACCCGGATCGCCCATTTCAATACGACGACCACGAGCCTGCAACGCAATTGCCGCGTAATCAGAATCGCTGTCGTAACCACGCAGCGATAATCGGAATCCGCCTTTCCCCGCCAACGCGCCGTGGCATGCTCCCATGTTGCACCCCTGCTTAGCGAGAACGCTTTGCACGTCATTTCGAAAACTCCACTCGTGCGATTCCCCGGCGCCGACGACCGAAACTGTTGCGGTCGCTCGCGATCCATCGTCCGCTGAGACGGTGATGGTCGCTTCGCCATTACCGACGGCAAACACGACGCCGCCGCTCACCTTGGCAACCGATGCGTCAGTGGATTCAATCTGCAAATCTGCTAGATCGACCGTTGCCGAGGCGTATCCGTCACGAGTAGTCACCACGCTGATTCGTTGCTGGCCCTCGGGACCATGCAGAGTGACTGCCTCGGGATACACTCGCAACTCGACCGCGAAAGCGTGAACTGCAAACGCATTCAACGCGAGCAAGCCAAACAGTGAAAGAGTGAATCGCATGAGCATTAATCGTAGGGAAGGGAAATTCATAAAGAGAGGCACAGGATCTAACCGCAGCATCACGCAAACAGCTCCCTGATTTCTCGCACACCAAAGTCGACCAACGGGAACGGACGTCCGCCGGGGCCCGGCAATTCGGCGTGCAGATCCAAGCCCATGCTTTTGAAAATCGTCGCGATGATCTCGCCAGGGTTGGTCGGTCGGTCGGCTGGAACGGCGCCAATCGGGTCACTGGCACCAATCGCTCGTCCGCCCTGCACACCGCCGCCGGCAAACGTGCAGGTAAAGACGTTGGGCCAATGATCGCGACCACCGGCCGGATTCACTTTGGGAGTTCGGCCGAACTCAGCCAATCCGCAAACCATCGTGTCCGCCAACATGCCCCGTTGGTCCAAGTCCGAAATCAATGCTGAATATCCTTGGTCGTACATAGGCGCGACGATATTCTTCATCCCATCGATTGTCGTGAACGGCTTACTACCGTGGATGTCCCAAGTGATCTCGCCAAAAACCGTGAGAAAAGTATTCACGGTCACAAATCTAACGCCGGCTTCGATCAGTCGCCGAGACAACAAACAACACTGTCCGAAACGATTCATTCCATAGCGCTCGCGAACCTGAATTGGTTCATTGGATAGGTCAAACGCTTCTCGTGCTTGCGGACTATTCATCAGTCGATAAGCAGCCTCAAAATTCTTATCAAGCATCTTGGCGGACTCCGTTGCCTCCATCGCAGCCATATGATCCTCGATCGTTGCCCGCATACGACGACGTCGGTCGATGCGTACATCGCCCAGCGTTGAAGGCGGCAACAAATCAGGAACCTTAAAGTTTTCAACGCTCGGGTCAGCCATCAATGCGAAAGGGTCGTAAGCCTTTCCAAGAAACCCACCCGCCTGACCATTGGGCAAGTTGCCACCGCCACGCCCCATTGTCTCGGGCAGAACCACATGAGCGGGCAAGTCACTTCGTCGGCCGCGCAAGTACTGAACCACCGCTCCTGCGTGAGGATAGTTCACGCCACCGGTGAACTGGCGGCCCGTTTGCATCATTTGCCAGCCCGCATCGTGCACTGCCGCCGCGTTGTGGTAGCACGACCGCACAATGGAAAACTTATCTGCCACTTCCGCGTGCATCGGCAAAATTTCAGATACTTGGAAGTCGCCCTTTGACGAGATCGGCTTGAACGGACCGCGCACTTCCGCTGGTGCGTTGGGCTTCATGTCGAACGTATCTAACTGGCTCGGTGCACCGAGATTGAAAATCATGATGCACGATCGCTTGTCGTGCTTTGGATCGACCGCACCTTGCTCGGCCGCGGCTAACCACTGCGGCAAACCAAGCCCGATGCCGCCAAGCGTTCCCACCTGAAGAAAATCGCGGCGAGTAGATCCGTTGCAGGTGTGCGCCTTACCGCGCGAAGTCAAATTCAGCATGAATCACCGAGATGTAATGGTGCGGAAGAAGTGATAGGCAGGGCATTCGGGTCCAGAGTCTTCCCCAATGAACCACTTATTCTACTTCACCGCCGTACTAGGGGATTGGAACGATCGCGCAATGTTTTGTATAAATCGCGCATGCAACGAAAATTCCAATGCCTGCGAAGCCAGCTCTTCAATTCTCTCGGGGACGCCACCGAGTTGCTGCGTCTGTTCGATTTTCTGCCTGGCGTTTATCTGTATGTCAAAGACAGGCAAGGACGCTTTGTAGGCATGAATGCCCAATGGGTCGAAATGCGAGGAGCTCAATCGCAAGACGAGCTCATTGGTAAGACAGACGCTGATTTGCATCCGCTCTATTGGGCTCGCCAATATCAGGAAGAAGATCGCCGGGTGATGGAGTCCGCAATTGAATTGCCCAATCAGGTATGGCTTGTTCCAGCAGGCGACGGCAAGCTCAGCACCTTTGTTAGCAGCAAGATCCCGATTCACGGACGAAAACGAGATGTGATCGGCATCGCGGGCGTGATGTACCAGTCCCATCCTTCGCCAACGGACAACGCGAGCACTAATCCGACCGAGATCGCTACGGATATCATTGCCGCTCGTTTTCGCGGTCCATTGGAAATCAAGCAAATTGCCGCTGAGGTGAACCTAAGTGTCAGTCAACTCAACCGGCGTTTCCGGGATTCTTACCAGATCTCTCCGTCGGAATATCTGCAGCGTGTCCGCATTCACGAAGCGAGCCGTTTATTGGCAGATTCAGACCTTTCAATCGGCGTAGTGGCGTTGGATTGCGGCTTCTACGACCAAGCGCACCTGAGTCGAAGCTTTAAGAAACGCTTTGGAATGACGCCACGAGAGTTTCGCATCGAGTCGCAAGAATCTTAATTACTATGGCACACTGAAGTACCGACATCGCCAAGCGTACGCTGAGTACTAGGCGGTGTCTTGGTGAGCTGGAATACGGTCGAGTGATCGGTTCCTCATAGAGGCAATTCACGCTAAATTCAGACTCTTCTCGATCGCAGTTTGCGCTTACACAGGATCAACGACGTGCCCCATTTTGATGTATTCAACGGAGATGCCGATGGCATCTGTGCGCTTCACCAGTTGCGATTGGCGAATCCGATGGACAGCACATTGATCACGGGAGTGAAACGTGACATCGACCTCGTACGCCGGGTTCCCGCAAAGGAAAACACAACCGTCACTGTCTTGGATGTCTCCCTCGATAAGAACCGCGATGCCTTATTGAAACTGATCGAATCGGGCGCCTCGATCGAGTACTTCGATCATCACTTTGCGGGCGACGTTCCCGACTCAAATTCTCTGATTACTCACATCGACACCGCGGGTGATGTTTGCACTGGATTGTTGGTGAACGATCATCTCAACGACGCGTTCCTGCCTTGGGCGGTGACAGCGCTCTTCGGCGATAACCTGCACGAGAAAGCTAAATCGGTTGCCAGTCCTCTGAACCTGGACAGCGGTCAACTAAACCAGCTCGAAACGCTCGGCACACTGCTGAACTACAACGGCTACGGCAGCTCACTGGAAGACTTGTTCTTCGCACCCGACCAGTTG containing:
- a CDS encoding acetyltransferase; translated protein: MPHFDVFNGDADGICALHQLRLANPMDSTLITGVKRDIDLVRRVPAKENTTVTVLDVSLDKNRDALLKLIESGASIEYFDHHFAGDVPDSNSLITHIDTAGDVCTGLLVNDHLNDAFLPWAVTALFGDNLHEKAKSVASPLNLDSGQLNQLETLGTLLNYNGYGSSLEDLFFAPDQLYLKIKPYADPFEFIASDDTFATLAEGFESDMSRARSIAPVLETSTCAAFSFPDDPFARRVSGVYSNELARNYPDRAHALASLLPSGDFMISVRAPLSTKTGADDLCRQFPTGGGRKAAAGVNALPASMFDEFLAAMEKQFS